The window GGAAGACTATTTTATTATTTCTTACGCAATATATTTTACGAACATATAGGTAGAAATACCGCTAATCATCGCAATAATGACCGCGAAAATTATCAATAAAATCAATCTCCTTGCGCTATATATTCCAAACATACACTCTCCTTTCCAAAATTTACATTGTCTTTTGACTCGCTGAACTGGCTGGAGAAAAAAGAGGCTTAACGCCAAGATAAAATACTCTTTAGGGAAACGCCATTGATTAATATCAAAAACCCGAACGCATTATTTAAATAGCATACCTGAGTTATCTAAAATTATAATTTTATATCGAGAGGGATTTTACTTTGACCAGAATGCCGAACAGCAATCGTCTCCATTCTGCGCCATGCGCTGGAAAAAAACCGTACCAGCTTTCTGTGGATGAGGTCTTAAAACAGCAACAGAGCCAGCCAGGAGGGTTAACGCCAAACGAAGCCAGCGCGCGTCTTGCCAGAGATGGCGCCAACGCCCTGCCGGAGAAAGCCGGTAAACCCGCCTGGCTGCGTTTTCTCGCCCATTTCCATGACGTCCTGATTTACGTTCTGATTGCCGCCGCAGCGCTGACCGCCGTTATGGGTCACTGGGTCGATACCGCAGTCATCCTCGGCGTAGCGGTGATTAACGCGCTGATTGGCCACACACAGGAAAACAACGCGGAAAAATCGCTGAAAAGTATCCGCAATATGCTTTCCAGCTCGGCGGTGGTGATCCGTAACGGCCAGCATGAAACAGTGCCGACGACCGGTCTGGTGGTCGGCGATATCGTGGTGCTGCGCGCGGGGGACCGTATCCCTGCCGATCTGCGGGTGATGGAAGCGCATAATCTGCGGGTGGAAGAAGCGATTCTGACCGGCGAATCAACCGTCGTCGATAAGACAGCGGATACCCTGGAAGGGGAGCTGCCGCTTGGCGATCGCAAAAACCTGCTGTTTTCCGGCACCACCATCAGCGCTGGCGCCGGGCTTGGCGTGGTGATCGCCACCGGCGAAGCGACGGAGCTGGGGCATATTAACCAGATGATGAGCACCATCGAAAAACACCGGACGCCGCTGCTGGTGCAGATGGATAAGCTTGGCAAAGCGATATTCTCGCTGATTCTCGCCATGATGGTCGGCCTGTTCATCTTCAGTCTGCTGCTGCGCGATATGCCGATGGGCGAGCTACTGCTTTCCCTGATTAGCCTTGCCGTCGCCGCCGTACCGGAAGGTCTGCCAGCCATTATCTCAATTATCCTGTCGCTGGGCGTCCAGACGATGGCCCGCAAACGCGCCATTATCCGCAAGCTGCCAACGGTGGAAACGCTGGGCGCCATGTCGGTGATTTGCTCCGATAAAACCGGCACGCTGACGATGAACGAGATGACGGTAAAAGCCATCATCACCGCGGAGAAAAACTATCGCGTTGAGGGCAACAGCTATGAGCCAACGGGCGAGATCCACGCGGAGGAAGAAGACGCACCGGCGGTCATTCGTCCCGGTAGCGTACTGGAATCCTTTCTGCGCACCATCGATCTGTGTAACGACAGCCAGCTCGTCCAGGACGAGCAGGGGCACTGGGGCATCACCGGCGGGCCAACCGAAGGGGCGCTGAAGGTGCTGGCCGCGAAGTCTGACCTGCCCGCCGTCGGGGCGGAGCTGCGCAGCAAAATCCCCTTCGACTCGCAGTATAAATATATGGCGACCCATCACCGCATCGGCCAGCAGGAACACGTGCTGGTGACCGGCGCGCCGGATGTGTTGTTCAAACTGTGCCAGCTCCAGCAAACCGCCAGCGGCGCTGAAGCCTTTACCCAGACGCACTGGGAAGCGGAAATCGCCCGCTATGCGAAAGAGGGCTTACGCATGGTGGCTGCCGCCTGGAAACCCGCTCAAGGCGACGCGCTGACGCACGACAGCCTGCGCGATGGCCTGATTTTCCTCGGCATTGCCGGCATGATGGATCCGCCCCGCCCGGAAGCGATTGATGCGATCGCCGCCTGCCAGCAGGCCGGGATCCGCGTCAAAATGATCACCGGCGATCATCCGCAAACGGCAATGAGCATTGGCAGTATGCTCGGCATTCATCATTGCGCCCACGCGGTGACGGGCTATGAGCTGGAGCAGATGAACGACGACGAACTCGCCGAAGCCGCAGTGACCTACGATATTTTCGCCCGCACCAGCCCGGAGCATAAGCTGCGTCTGGTCAAAGCGCTGCAAAATAAAGGCGAGATCGTCGGTATGACCGGCGATGGCGTGAACGATGCGCCTGCGCTGAAGCAGGCTGACGTCGGCATCGCGATGGGGATTAAAGGGACCGAAGTTACTAAAGAAGCCGCGGATATGGTGCTGACGGACGACAATTTCGCCACCATCGCCAGCGCGGTGCAGGAAGGCCGCCGGGTCTACGACAACCTGAAGAAAACCATCCTGTTTATCATGCCGACCAACCTGGCGCAGGGGTTGCTGATTATCGTCGCGCTGCTGGCGGGAAATTTGATGCCGCTGACGCCGGTGTTAATTTTGTGGATGAATATGGCAACCTCCGCCACGTTGTCGTTCGGCCTGGCGTTTGAGGCCGGGGAGCGCAACATTATGCGCCGCCCGCCGCGCCAGACCAACGAAAACGTGATGGATGGCTTTGCCGTCTGGCGCGTGGGCTTTGTCGGCACGCTGATCGCCGCCAGCGCCTTTATGCTGGAGGCCTGGCTCCAGCCGCGCGGACATAGTCCGGAGTTCATCCGCACCGTGCTGTTGCAGACGCTGGTCACCGCGCAGTGGGTATATATGCTGAACTGCCGCGTGTCTGATGGCTTCTCGCTGGGGCGCGGGCTGTTGATGAATAAGGGCATCTGGCTGGTCAGCGGCATTCTGCTTTTGCTACAGCTGGCCATCATCTATGTTCCGTTCCTGCAGATGATGTTTGGTACACAGGCGCTGCCGCTGCGCTACTGGGGCATTACGCTGGCGATCGGCGTCGCGCTGTTCCTGATTGTTGAAATTGAGAAACCGCTGACCCGAAAATTCCGTCAGCGGTCGTAACCCTGAGCCATGAAAAAGCCTCCGCTTCGGATAACACCGATCGGTTAAGCAAAATGATCGGTTGAACGATCCAGTGGGTAGGTAAGCGTCTCATTTAAACCGTCTGGTCTGTTTCCTCCGGCTCCACAAAAATAATGTCCATCATTTTTAGTGGACACTATCGTATGGAATACCGGACCTGGATTACTGAAGCTTTACGCCTTCACTTCGAAGAACATTTACCTCGGGTTGTGGCCGGACGTCGCCTGGGTGTACCAAAATCAACAGTTTGTAGTATGTTCGTGCGCTTTCGGAGAGCTGGCCTTTCGTGGCCTTTGCCCGCAGGCATGTCGGAGCAGGAACTTGATGCCTGCCTTTACGGACAATTTTCCACGGTACCAGTCGTACGTCCTGAAAGCACCGTTATATCCGAAACCCCCGTGGTAAAAAAACGTCCCCGGCGGCCCAACTTCCCTTATGAGTTTAAAATCGCCTTAGTGGAGCAGTCACTGCAGCCCGGAGCCTGTGTGGCGCAGATCGCCCGGGAAAACGGAATCAACGATAACCTGCTCTTCAACTGGCGCCATCAATACCGGAAAGGTGGCCTGCTGCCTTCCGGAAAAAATATGCCGGCACTGCTTCCCGTGACGTTAACGCCGGAGCCGGATAATAAAATCCCGGCCCCCGCACAGGAACCAGAGCAGATAAATACACCGTCCGACAGTCTGTGTTGTGAGCTGGTTCTGCCGGCCGGAACTCTCAGGCTTAAAGGTAAACTGACGCCGGCGTTATTACAGACACTTATCCGCGAAATAAAAGGGAGCAGCCACTGATGATATCTCTCCCTGCAGGTTCGCGTATCTGGCTGGTTGCAGGTATCACCGATATGCGAAATGGCTTTAACGGCCTGGCATCAAAAGTTCAGAACGTCCTGAAGGATGACCCGTTCTCCGGACACCTGTTCATCTTCCGCGGACGCCGGGGTGACCAGATAAAAGTGTTGTGGGCTGACAGTGACGGACTGTGCCTCTTCACCAAACGCCTGGAGCGGGGCCGCTTCATCTGGCCAGTCACCCGTGACGGCAAGGTGCACCTTACTCCGGCTCAGTTATCCATGCTTCTTGAAGGTATCAACTGGAAGCACCCGAAACGAACGGAACGCGCTGGAATCCGCATATAACCCGTTGTAAAGTGAGGATATGGACACCTCACTTGCTCATGAGAACGCCCGCCTGCGGGCACTGTTGCAGACGCAACAGGACACCATCCGCCAGATGGCCGAATACAACCGCCTGCTCTCACAGCGGGTGGCGGCTTATGCTTCCGAAATCAACCGGCTGAAGGCGCTGGTTGCGAAACTGCAACGTATGCAGTTCGGTAAAAGCTCAGAAAAACTTCGCGCAAAAACCGAACGGCAGATACAGGATGCACAGGAGAGAATCAGCGCACTTCAGGAAGAAATGGCTGAAACGCTGGGTGAGCAATATGACCCGGCACTGCCATCCGCCCTGCGCCAGTCTTCAGCCCGTAAACCGTTACCGGCCTCACTTCCCCGTGAAACCCGGGTTATCCGGCCGGAAGAGGAATGCTGTCCTGCCTGTGGTGGTGAACTCAGTTCTCTGGGATGTGATGTGTCAGAGCAACTGGAGCTTATCAGCAGCGCCTTTAAGGTTATCGAAACACAACGTCCGAAACTGGCCTGTTGCCGGTGCGACCATATCGTGCAGGCACCAGTACCTTCAAAACCCATTGCACGCAGTTATGCCGGAGCGGGGCTTCTGGCCCATGTTGTCACCGGGAAATATGCAGACCATCTGCCGTTATACCGCCAGTCAGAAATATACCGTCGTCAGGGAGTGGAGCTGAGCCGTGCCACACTGGGGCGCTGGACAGGTGCTGTTGCTGAACTGCTGGAGCCGCTGTATGACGTCCTGCGCCAGTATGTGCTGATGCCCGGTAAAGTCCATGCTGATGATATCCCCGTCCCGGTCCAGGAGCCGGGCAGCGGTAAAACCCGGACAGCCCGGCTGTGGGTCTACGTCCGTGATGACCGTAACGCCGGTTCACAGATGCCCCCGGCGGTCTGGTTCGCGTACAGCCCGGACCGGAAAGGCATACATCCACAGAATCACCTGTCCGGTTACAGCGGAGTGCTTCAGGCCGATGCTTACGGTGGCTACCGGGCGTTATACGAATCCGGCAGAATAACGGAAGCCGCGTGTATGGCCCATGCCCGGAGAAAAATCCACGATGTGCATGCAAGAGCGCCAACCGATATCACCACGGAAGCCCTGCAGCGTATCGGTGAACTGTATGCCATCGAAGCAGAAGTCCGGGGATGTTCAGCAGAACAGCGTCTGGCGGCAAGAAAAGCCAGAGCTGCGTCACTGATGCAGTCACTGTATGACTGGATACAGACTCAGATGAAAACACTGTCGCGTCACTCGGATACGGCAAAAGCGTTCGCATACCTGCTGAAACAGTGGGATAGCCTGAACGTGTACTGCAGTAATGGCTGGGTGGAAATCGACAACAACATCGCAGAGAACGCCTTAAGGGGAGTGGCCGTAGGCCGGAAAAACTGGCTGTTCGCGGGTTCTGACAGCGGTGGCGAACATGCGGCGGTGTTGTACTCGCTGATCGGCACATGCCGTCTGAACAATGTGGAGCCAGAAAAATGGCTGCGTTACGTCATTGAGCATATCCAGGACTGGCCGGCAAATCGGGTACGCGATCTGTTGCCCTGGAAAGTTGATCTGAGCTCTCAGTAAATATCAATACGGTTCTGGCGAGCCGCTTACAAAGCACCAGCTTGAAGAGGATAAAATGGGAGAGCAGTTATCGATCCCATATCCGGGTAGCCCGTTTACGGGCCGTAAGTGACTAATCTTGATGCAAATGTCAGATCGTATGCGCCTGTTAGGGCGCGGCTGGTAAGAGAGCCTTACAGGCGCATCAGAAAAACCTCCGGCTATGCCGGAGGATATTTATTGTTTGCGTCGAATCACAACGATAAAAGGCCGTAGGTAGGTTAATCAGCTTTCTCAACCGTTCGAGCAACAATTTTTGCCCCACCTGGCACCACAAATACTGCATGGCTGATAACGAACAAATTCGGTTCTCTGTTGTTCCGTCAAAGTCTTCCTCAGAAACGGATGTTCGTCATTGTAAGCTTTCAAAAGTTCTCCAGGTACAAGCCCCCAGTTTTCTTTATCAGGCGTCACATTAGCTCTGATCATCAAGCCATGAGGAAGT is drawn from Citrobacter rodentium NBRC 105723 = DSM 16636 and contains these coding sequences:
- a CDS encoding cation-transporting P-type ATPase; translated protein: MPNSNRLHSAPCAGKKPYQLSVDEVLKQQQSQPGGLTPNEASARLARDGANALPEKAGKPAWLRFLAHFHDVLIYVLIAAAALTAVMGHWVDTAVILGVAVINALIGHTQENNAEKSLKSIRNMLSSSAVVIRNGQHETVPTTGLVVGDIVVLRAGDRIPADLRVMEAHNLRVEEAILTGESTVVDKTADTLEGELPLGDRKNLLFSGTTISAGAGLGVVIATGEATELGHINQMMSTIEKHRTPLLVQMDKLGKAIFSLILAMMVGLFIFSLLLRDMPMGELLLSLISLAVAAVPEGLPAIISIILSLGVQTMARKRAIIRKLPTVETLGAMSVICSDKTGTLTMNEMTVKAIITAEKNYRVEGNSYEPTGEIHAEEEDAPAVIRPGSVLESFLRTIDLCNDSQLVQDEQGHWGITGGPTEGALKVLAAKSDLPAVGAELRSKIPFDSQYKYMATHHRIGQQEHVLVTGAPDVLFKLCQLQQTASGAEAFTQTHWEAEIARYAKEGLRMVAAAWKPAQGDALTHDSLRDGLIFLGIAGMMDPPRPEAIDAIAACQQAGIRVKMITGDHPQTAMSIGSMLGIHHCAHAVTGYELEQMNDDELAEAAVTYDIFARTSPEHKLRLVKALQNKGEIVGMTGDGVNDAPALKQADVGIAMGIKGTEVTKEAADMVLTDDNFATIASAVQEGRRVYDNLKKTILFIMPTNLAQGLLIIVALLAGNLMPLTPVLILWMNMATSATLSFGLAFEAGERNIMRRPPRQTNENVMDGFAVWRVGFVGTLIAASAFMLEAWLQPRGHSPEFIRTVLLQTLVTAQWVYMLNCRVSDGFSLGRGLLMNKGIWLVSGILLLLQLAIIYVPFLQMMFGTQALPLRYWGITLAIGVALFLIVEIEKPLTRKFRQRS
- the tnpA gene encoding IS66-like element accessory protein TnpA codes for the protein MSIIFSGHYRMEYRTWITEALRLHFEEHLPRVVAGRRLGVPKSTVCSMFVRFRRAGLSWPLPAGMSEQELDACLYGQFSTVPVVRPESTVISETPVVKKRPRRPNFPYEFKIALVEQSLQPGACVAQIARENGINDNLLFNWRHQYRKGGLLPSGKNMPALLPVTLTPEPDNKIPAPAQEPEQINTPSDSLCCELVLPAGTLRLKGKLTPALLQTLIREIKGSSH
- the tnpB gene encoding IS66 family insertion sequence element accessory protein TnpB (TnpB, as the term is used for proteins encoded by IS66 family insertion elements, is considered an accessory protein, since TnpC, encoded by a neighboring gene, is a DDE family transposase.), which translates into the protein MISLPAGSRIWLVAGITDMRNGFNGLASKVQNVLKDDPFSGHLFIFRGRRGDQIKVLWADSDGLCLFTKRLERGRFIWPVTRDGKVHLTPAQLSMLLEGINWKHPKRTERAGIRI
- a CDS encoding IS66-like element ISCro1 family transposase encodes the protein MDTSLAHENARLRALLQTQQDTIRQMAEYNRLLSQRVAAYASEINRLKALVAKLQRMQFGKSSEKLRAKTERQIQDAQERISALQEEMAETLGEQYDPALPSALRQSSARKPLPASLPRETRVIRPEEECCPACGGELSSLGCDVSEQLELISSAFKVIETQRPKLACCRCDHIVQAPVPSKPIARSYAGAGLLAHVVTGKYADHLPLYRQSEIYRRQGVELSRATLGRWTGAVAELLEPLYDVLRQYVLMPGKVHADDIPVPVQEPGSGKTRTARLWVYVRDDRNAGSQMPPAVWFAYSPDRKGIHPQNHLSGYSGVLQADAYGGYRALYESGRITEAACMAHARRKIHDVHARAPTDITTEALQRIGELYAIEAEVRGCSAEQRLAARKARAASLMQSLYDWIQTQMKTLSRHSDTAKAFAYLLKQWDSLNVYCSNGWVEIDNNIAENALRGVAVGRKNWLFAGSDSGGEHAAVLYSLIGTCRLNNVEPEKWLRYVIEHIQDWPANRVRDLLPWKVDLSSQ